GCAGGAGTTATTTTTATTTCAGTTGTGTTTGCGAATTCTTTTGCAAACATCTTCAGCAATCCGAATAAATGCCTCATATTAAGGCCTTCTTCAGCTATGATGCCCTCAATCTGGTTGAAATCCGCCAAATGCGTTGCATCAACAACATCTGGCCTGAAACAGCGCGCAATTGCAAAATATTTTCCGGGAATTTTTAACTGCTCTGAAGCAAGCATTCTTGCGCTTAAAGCAGTTCCCTGCGTCCTAAGCAAATGCTGCGCTGTTAATTTAACATCAAACTCATACTGCCAGCCTTTGCTTCCTGTGTTAAAGCCATTTTCATGAGCTTTCTTGACTTTATCAACAATGTCTTTTGGAAGATCCTTTGCAAATTTAGGATCTTTTATGTGGTAAGCGGAATGAATGTCTCTTGCTGAGTGGAACTGCGGCATAAACAATGCATCCATGTCCCAGAAATTCGTTTCAACTATCGGGCCAAACATCTCTGTAAAGCCTAAAGCCAAGAATTTCTGCCGAACTTCATCCAAGAATCTTCTGTAATGCTGCTTTCTTCCGCCGAAAATAGAAGGAACATTTATCTTAATGTCATATCTTCTGAATTCCTTCTCTTTCCAGGAGCCGTCTCTTAACATAGCTGAAGTCAGCCTGTCCAGTATATTGCCGACATCAATGCCTGCTTCAAGAATTTTTTTGCCGGTCTCAGTAAGCTCTGCTCTTTTAATTTTTACAAGATCCAATTTCAATATTTTTTTTCTTGATTTCAGCTCTTCAAAAGCATATCTTTCCTCTTCTTTCAGGCTTTTAAGCTCAACCGGGAATTGCTTTTTTAAGAAATTTTCTTCCATGCTGCCGTTTTCAATGATCTTTCTTCCCTGGTCCATTAGCTTGATTATAATGTCCTTGTCTTTTGTTATAAAAATGGCTGCTTTCTTCCTTAAAACGCCTAAACAGATGTTTAATTCGTCTTTACTCAAATTTGCCCTGTCTTTTGACTGATTTAATGTTAAATCAGATTTTCTAAGCGATTTTAATAATTTAATCTCTGGTAAACCTTCTTTAATGTATTTTCTGCCGTTTTCATCAATATTTATCACTTCTTTGGACTCTTCTGAGAGTTTTATTATGTTTTTGTTCTGTAACCACTGCAATGCGCGCATTACTTCGACTTCTTTAAGCCCAGTTATGTTAACTAAGTCATTTAGGTAGCTGTATTTATCTAAAAAAGGCAGAACTCTCCTTTCCAGAGGATGCAGGGTGTTAATTAGCTTTTTAAAGTCCATTTTCAACTATAATGGGTTATATGATTTGATATATAAAAATGTCGGAATTTCACATTGTGAAAAAGAATTAAAAAAAGAAGAAAATTAAAATGAATTAAGCCTTGATGACTTTTTCAGCAGGCTTCATGTCTTTCCATGCAAGCTCAAACAGCTCTTCCAATGCGCCTGCAAAGAAAGGCGTGTTGACCCAAATGCCGACATCGTAAGTAGGATGGACATCCTTGTCATCAAGCACCATAAATATCAGCTCTTTTCCGTCGACAATTATGAACCTTGCCTTGCTGCTTGTATTCCTTATATCTGCCACACTAGAAATGTCTTTTACAGCAGCTGCAGCTTCTTTTGTAATCGGGGCAGCTATTCTTATCTTAACTCCCCTTTTCTTCAGTTTTTCGAAAGTCGGCTTTAACCCCTCAATTTTTCTTATTAATCCTTGAGTTGTTGTCATTATTGTAACGCTTTCTTCAGCATTCCTTAATGTCAGTTCTATATGATTATAGAGATTGTGCCTTCCTCTAAGGCTGCCTGAAAGATCAGTCGGCTCAACCAATTCAATGCCTTCCTTGTGCAGGGTATTAAGTTCGCCGATTACATCTGTTCCTTTAAGCTCTTCCAGCCTTTTTACTTTGTCATCAGCATCTTCCCTCATGTTTTTCTTTACCCTTTCGATAACTTCAGAAGGAGGAACTGCGATGTACTTTATTGGCTTGCCAAGCTTCATCACAACAAATCCTTTTTTTTCAAGGCTTTCCAATACATCATAGCTTCTGCTTCTCGGAACATTCCCGATATCAGAAAGCTCGCCTGCTGTTGATACGCCTCTTGACAGCAAAGCTGTCCAAATCTTCACTTCGTACAAGTTTAGAGAAAAATATCTCCTGAGTTTACTTAAAAATTCCTCTTTTACGATCATTTTTACACCCCCCGTGAAAAAATCACTTGAAAACAAGGTATCAAAATAGTACTACTATTTATATGTTACTTTTTTTAACCATTTTTTGATACTACACGCTTGTATAAAGGGCGGTCATACGACTCTGGAGTGGAAACAGCTCTTTTCCATAATGTTTAAATATATTACAATAAAGAACAACATTATCATGAAAAATCTGAGTTTTATAGAAACAAAGAAAATTTTAAAAAAATACAAGATGCCCTATCCGCCATCAGAATTGGCAAAATCTGAGCTTGAAGCGCGCAAAATAGCGGATAAGATTGGCTATCCTGTTGTTTTAAAAATAGATTCTCCTGATATTGTTCATAAAAGCGATGTTGGCGGCGTCATAGCTGATATAAAATCCGGGGAAGATGCTGCAGCGGCTTATTTAAA
This DNA window, taken from Candidatus Woesearchaeota archaeon, encodes the following:
- a CDS encoding phenylalanine--tRNA ligase subunit alpha yields the protein MDFKKLINTLHPLERRVLPFLDKYSYLNDLVNITGLKEVEVMRALQWLQNKNIIKLSEESKEVINIDENGRKYIKEGLPEIKLLKSLRKSDLTLNQSKDRANLSKDELNICLGVLRKKAAIFITKDKDIIIKLMDQGRKIIENGSMEENFLKKQFPVELKSLKEEERYAFEELKSRKKILKLDLVKIKRAELTETGKKILEAGIDVGNILDRLTSAMLRDGSWKEKEFRRYDIKINVPSIFGGRKQHYRRFLDEVRQKFLALGFTEMFGPIVETNFWDMDALFMPQFHSARDIHSAYHIKDPKFAKDLPKDIVDKVKKAHENGFNTGSKGWQYEFDVKLTAQHLLRTQGTALSARMLASEQLKIPGKYFAIARCFRPDVVDATHLADFNQIEGIIAEEGLNMRHLFGLLKMFAKEFANTTEIKITPAYFPFTEPSATLYAKHPEMGWIELGGSGIFRPEMTKPLGINVPVLAWGIGIDRLAMFKLGIKDIRELFSHDLGFLRKEKMV
- a CDS encoding TrmB family transcriptional regulator yields the protein MIVKEEFLSKLRRYFSLNLYEVKIWTALLSRGVSTAGELSDIGNVPRSRSYDVLESLEKKGFVVMKLGKPIKYIAVPPSEVIERVKKNMREDADDKVKRLEELKGTDVIGELNTLHKEGIELVEPTDLSGSLRGRHNLYNHIELTLRNAEESVTIMTTTQGLIRKIEGLKPTFEKLKKRGVKIRIAAPITKEAAAAVKDISSVADIRNTSSKARFIIVDGKELIFMVLDDKDVHPTYDVGIWVNTPFFAGALEELFELAWKDMKPAEKVIKA